AGGTGGAATGGCAGGGCCAGCACCGCAGTCACCGCATGGGCATCGAGCCAGCTTCTCTGCCCCTTGCCCAGCCGCAGCGTGAAGAAGTCGGTGAATATCTTCTTATGGGTGATCACACCCGACAGGATCGCCACCAGCATGAACATGGCCGCGATGCCGACAAGATAGCGCGCCCAGATCACCGGCATATAGTGGAGGTCGAAATGGAACCGGTAGAGGAATGCGCCGCCGCGCGTTTCCCGCGCCGAGACTTCCTGCCCCGATGGGTCGAGAACTGCGCTCGTTTCCCCTCGACGCCCCCTTCCCTCTGCCGGCTGCCAGAACACCTGAGTGGTGATGCTGCGGCGGTCGGGCATGGTGACAAACCAGGTTTTCGCATCCGGTGCGGCTTTTTCCAGAAAACGCAACGCGCCTTCCACCGATGTTACCGGGTCCGCATCACCGGTAACTTCCGGCTGCATCCAGCGCGTGATCTCATCCTGGAAATAAGCCGCAGTGCCGGTCGCGAACATCGCGAACAGCAACCAGCCGAACAGCAGCCCTGTCCAGGTGTGGAGCAAGGCCATCGATTGGCGCAAGCTGTCTCTCACAGTCGCCCCCCTACCATGAGCGAGAGCCACAGGGCGCCCCCGGCGACCGCGCCCGACGCGAGCATCCACAGCCAGAGCCGACTGACGGATCGGACAGCGAACGCGGCCAGTGCGATGCCCGCGAAGAGCGCGAAGGAAACCAGCGTTGCGGCAACGCTTGCCTCCGCAGGCGGCATGGGCAGAAGCCTGGCAATGCAGGCGGTAAGGACGGACGTCAGACCATAGTTCGCAGGAACGGCCGCCGCGACGCGGGCAACCAGGTTACCGGCGGTGATCCTTGCACCCTGCGGAGCGATCCCGTTTGCCATGGGCGACACCAGCCGGACCGATCAGAACTGATAACGCAGCGTCAGTGTCACGTTGCGGGGTTCGCCATAGGCAAGCTGGTTGTAGAACCCGATCTGCGAGTAGTAAGTCTTGTCGAACAGGTTTTCGGCATTGAGCTGCGCCGACAGCCCGTTCCCGAGTTCATAGCGCGCCATCAGATTGACGAGAGCGTAGCTTTCGACTTCGAGCCGCTCATCCTCGCCCGTTATCGGGTTGATCGTATCGGAATAGCTCGTGTCCTCCCAATTGACACCGCCACCGATCGTCAAACCGTCCATCGCCCCGCGGAACCGGTAGGTGGTGAACACCCGCAGCAGCTTTTGCGGGTAGAGGGTGTTGATGCGGTTATCGTCGGCGTCTTCTGCTTCGAACTGCGTGTAGTTGGCAGCCACCGACCAGCCCGGAAGAATCTCGCCGTTCGCCTCTATTTCGAAACCCGTGCTGGTTGCGCCCCTCGCGGCATAATAGGCCTGGGCAGGCGGTGTGGTGCCAGGCACGGTGTGGCCTACGTCAGGCTGGGCCAGATTGTCCTGTTCGATACGGAAGACCGACAGCGCCGTGTTGAGCGCACCGCGGAAGAAGCTACTTTTCAGACCGATCTCGTAATTCTCGCCAGCGACTGGCGCGAGATAATCACCGTTGCGGTCGCGGCTGTTCTGTGGCTCGAATATTCGGGTGTAGCTGGCGTATACGGTATGGTTCGGCGCGAGATCGTACAGGACGCCGACATAAGGCAGGAAGCGGTTCTTGTCCCCGAAATCGAGCATCGAGCCATAGTTCAGCCCTTCACGGGTCCAGCTGGACAGACGGCCGCCGGCGATCAGCTTCAGCGGATCGCTGAGCGAGAATCGCGTGGCCGCGTAGTAACCCCATTGCTTCGTCCGCAGATCGACCGCCTGCGACCGGGCACCCCAGACAGGTGCCGGATATGTGCCATCCCAGGCGTTGAAGTCTCCGACCGGGGGAAGCGGATCGCGCGCGTAGGTTAGCGATTCATAGTCCTGCCTAGCGTAACTCGCACCGACCACGAGATCGTGCGAGCGGTCAAACAGATTGTAGGTCCCGTTGGCACGGAAGCCGACATCGATCTGCGAACGTTCGGTATCGGCACCATAAGCCGACGAACTCATGCCAAGACCGGTGACCGCGTCGGGCTGACCGCTCAGGTAAAGCAGGCGCAGGTTGCCCTTGTTGACCGAATTCGTGCCGTAGATTTCGACCGACCAGGTCTCGCCGATGTTCTGCGTCAGGTTTGCGAAGTAGGTTTCGTTGGTGGAGGCCCAGCTCGCCCATTCCGCGCCGTTGGTCTTCGAGCGGGCCCAGTCGGTGCGCGATCCGTCGGCATGCCAGACGGGAAGGCCGCCCCAGGTGGTGCCGCTGGGATCGTTGTCCTGATAGCTTGCACCGATGCTGAGCCGCGTGTCAGGCGTAATATCGGCATCGATCACACCGTAGAGCACCAGCGTCTGATCGTGGAGCCGTTCGACATGGCTGTCATTCTCGGCATAGCGCACCACGCCGCGGGCGCGGATCGTGCCATCTGCCGTAACCGGCGCACTCAGATCGCCGGATACCGAATAGGCATCCCAGCGGCCAATGCTGGCGGAGACGGAGCCTGTCAGTTCGCGGCTGTCCGCATGCTTGCGCACAAGATTGATCGAGGCTGATGGCTCGCCTGCGCCTGTCAGCAGACCGGTCGCGCCGCGCACGATTTCGACGCGTTCGTAAATCGCCATGTCGAGCAGGGACTCGCCGGCCTCGTCGCCCCCGCCCCACTGCAGCGGAACGCCATCGATCTGATAGTTGCGGATGCCGAAGCCGCGCGCGGAAAAGCCGTTACGCGAGCTGTCGCGCGCCTTTGCCGAGACGCCAGCCGCATTGTTGACCACATCCGACAGGGTGCGAATGGCCTGGTCTTCCATGCGCTGCGCAGTCATCACGGTTACGGACTGCGGCGTTTCCTGAATCGACAGGCCGAGGCCGGTGGCCGAATCCAGTTCCTCCCCGGTGGTATAAGATCCGACGACGACGATCTCGTCCCCCTCGGCATCAAACTCGCCCCCGCCCGCCTGAGTCGCGCGACCGTTCTCCCCTCGCCCTTCCGCCTGCGCCCAAGCCGGAACCGCAAACACGACAGCAGCGGCCGCAGCCAGACCATACAAACTCGAGCCAAGATTAACCTTCGAACGGATACGCAAACTTCACCTCCCGATTGGCAATATTGCTAATGCAAATGATTCGCAGAACGAGCGCGATAGGTGTGAAGATTGTGGATGTCAACGAACGTGGACGGAGCGGCAGGGAAGGTCCCACATGCTCTCGCTGCACAGGGTCAGGAACCTGGCAGGCCTATTGAGAATCGGGAACTTGTCGGAAAAGGTCCGGTGGCGGAGAGGGAGGGATTCGAACCCTCGGTACCCGTAAGGGCACAACGGTTTTCGAGACCGCCCCGTTCGACCACTCCGGCACCTCTCCGCACGAGATAGCGCTTGGGGACATTGCCCCGGTCGCTTCGGGAGCGGGCCGGTTAGCGGAGCGGTCGGGGCTTGCCAAGCCCCTTGTTCTCGCTCCGCCGGGGATGACGATGTCCGCACGCTTGTTTCGCAGCCGTGAAATCCTATATTCGCCGCTGCAATGGAACGTTCGCAGTTCTTTTCGGCCCAGGCCGGCCGGTTCATCGAAATGCCACGCCACGCCCGGGCCCGTTTCGGCATCGGCGACGTGGTACGCCATCGCATGTTCGATTTCCGCGGCGTCGTGTTCGACGTCGATCCGGTCTTCTCCAACAGCGAAGAATGGTACGAAGCGATCCCCGAGGATATTCGTCCGCGGCGCGACCAGCCGTTCTATCACCTTCTGGCCGAGAACGAGGATTCGTCCTACGTCGCCTATGTCAGCCAGCAGAACCTGCTGCCCGATGCGGACGGCGGACCGGTGGATCATCCCAACGTGGCCGAACTGTTCGATGATTTTCGCAACGGGCGCTACAAGATGCGCCGCTCGCTAACGCACTGATCCCGCCGCCCGGCCTACACGGCCGACGGTCAGTCTTTCAGGTTCCAGCCCGATCTGAGCACCCGATAGCAGAAGTACGCCAGCACGAGGTTGAGCAGGCCGAGGCCGAGCGCGCTCTGCACCAGGGCCGCATCGGTGTTGCCGATGTCGCTTTCACCCAGAAAGCCGTATCGGAAGCCGGAAATCACGTAGAAGAAGGGATTGGCGCGGCTGATCGCCTGAAAAGCCGGTGCGAGGTTGTCGATCACGTAGAACGTGCCCGAAAGCAGGGCCAGAGGGGCCACCACGAAGTTGGTGATCGCGGCATTGTGATCGAACTTTTCCGCCCAGATGGATGTCAGCAGACCCATCA
The nucleotide sequence above comes from Pelagerythrobacter marensis. Encoded proteins:
- the hspQ gene encoding heat shock protein HspQ, whose translation is MERSQFFSAQAGRFIEMPRHARARFGIGDVVRHRMFDFRGVVFDVDPVFSNSEEWYEAIPEDIRPRRDQPFYHLLAENEDSSYVAYVSQQNLLPDADGGPVDHPNVAELFDDFRNGRYKMRRSLTH
- a CDS encoding TonB-dependent siderophore receptor, whose product is MFAVPAWAQAEGRGENGRATQAGGGEFDAEGDEIVVVGSYTTGEELDSATGLGLSIQETPQSVTVMTAQRMEDQAIRTLSDVVNNAAGVSAKARDSSRNGFSARGFGIRNYQIDGVPLQWGGGDEAGESLLDMAIYERVEIVRGATGLLTGAGEPSASINLVRKHADSRELTGSVSASIGRWDAYSVSGDLSAPVTADGTIRARGVVRYAENDSHVERLHDQTLVLYGVIDADITPDTRLSIGASYQDNDPSGTTWGGLPVWHADGSRTDWARSKTNGAEWASWASTNETYFANLTQNIGETWSVEIYGTNSVNKGNLRLLYLSGQPDAVTGLGMSSSAYGADTERSQIDVGFRANGTYNLFDRSHDLVVGASYARQDYESLTYARDPLPPVGDFNAWDGTYPAPVWGARSQAVDLRTKQWGYYAATRFSLSDPLKLIAGGRLSSWTREGLNYGSMLDFGDKNRFLPYVGVLYDLAPNHTVYASYTRIFEPQNSRDRNGDYLAPVAGENYEIGLKSSFFRGALNTALSVFRIEQDNLAQPDVGHTVPGTTPPAQAYYAARGATSTGFEIEANGEILPGWSVAANYTQFEAEDADDNRINTLYPQKLLRVFTTYRFRGAMDGLTIGGGVNWEDTSYSDTINPITGEDERLEVESYALVNLMARYELGNGLSAQLNAENLFDKTYYSQIGFYNQLAYGEPRNVTLTLRYQF